A portion of the Eubacterium maltosivorans genome contains these proteins:
- a CDS encoding FGGY family carbohydrate kinase gives MNEINLGENMKNYILVIDEGTTGVRALIYDRDMRMLDFVYEALELLYPGPDEAEVDANEIYDKTVKACRAVVEKCGVAAEDIAGVGITTQRASWTMWNKETGEPLHNVVLWFDNRGRHQKQKYMDDPVFSGSFPGLAEALPGFYVPLVLDKICDDSPEFAEEMEKETTLFGNMDTWLIWKLTNGAVHATTGSMTSAGMIYDNERCCYNLPFVGYFGFREEMLPEVCEETGFFGNMSADILGVEIPICGAFADQQSAMFSQGCLSPNTIKCTMGTGTFVDINVGSEIKAVPGLNSMISWNIGGERLYLLEGQSSTAGTCLEWAKNKLKFFDDFSEMDALAESVEDSNGVYFIPALAGMAFAPYNDETAKGAFMGIGPGADRQHFVRAMLEGIAFAGVLFMEEAAKVGAGIDEIKVSGGVTKSRSVLQTMADVTGAKVIRPKSVEATALGAAEVAAIQLGWMKPADVEKYLEIEQVVVPGENSEKLKETYQNWKKVVERTLNWNC, from the coding sequence ATGAACGAAATAAACTTGGGGGAAAATATGAAAAATTATATTTTGGTAATTGATGAGGGGACAACTGGGGTTCGCGCGCTGATTTACGACCGCGATATGCGCATGCTGGATTTTGTCTATGAAGCGTTGGAGCTGCTCTATCCCGGGCCGGATGAGGCTGAGGTAGACGCCAATGAGATTTACGACAAGACAGTGAAGGCCTGCCGGGCAGTGGTGGAAAAATGCGGCGTTGCGGCTGAGGACATTGCCGGTGTGGGTATTACGACTCAGCGTGCCTCCTGGACCATGTGGAACAAAGAGACAGGGGAGCCGCTGCACAACGTGGTGCTGTGGTTTGATAACCGGGGGCGGCACCAGAAACAGAAATATATGGACGACCCGGTTTTCAGCGGAAGTTTCCCCGGGCTGGCTGAGGCACTGCCGGGCTTTTACGTGCCGCTGGTTCTGGATAAAATCTGTGACGACTCGCCGGAATTTGCTGAGGAGATGGAAAAGGAGACGACCCTGTTCGGCAACATGGATACCTGGCTCATCTGGAAGCTCACAAACGGGGCAGTTCATGCCACCACGGGCAGCATGACCAGCGCCGGCATGATCTACGATAATGAGCGCTGTTGCTACAATCTGCCCTTTGTCGGCTATTTTGGCTTTCGTGAGGAGATGCTGCCGGAGGTATGTGAGGAGACAGGGTTCTTTGGCAATATGAGCGCAGATATACTGGGAGTGGAAATCCCCATCTGCGGGGCCTTTGCCGACCAGCAGTCTGCCATGTTCAGCCAGGGGTGCCTGAGTCCTAACACCATCAAGTGCACCATGGGTACCGGAACCTTTGTGGACATCAACGTGGGCAGCGAGATTAAGGCTGTGCCGGGGCTGAACAGCATGATCAGCTGGAATATCGGCGGCGAGCGGCTTTATCTGCTGGAGGGGCAGTCCTCAACAGCGGGAACCTGCCTGGAATGGGCAAAGAACAAGCTGAAATTCTTTGATGATTTTTCAGAGATGGACGCTCTGGCCGAGTCGGTGGAGGACAGCAACGGTGTTTATTTCATCCCCGCTCTGGCCGGTATGGCCTTTGCGCCCTACAATGACGAGACTGCCAAGGGCGCCTTTATGGGCATTGGGCCCGGCGCTGACAGACAGCATTTTGTGCGGGCCATGCTGGAGGGCATCGCCTTTGCAGGGGTGCTGTTTATGGAGGAGGCAGCCAAGGTGGGCGCAGGTATTGACGAGATTAAGGTGTCCGGCGGTGTGACCAAGAGCCGCTCTGTGCTCCAGACCATGGCGGACGTTACAGGGGCTAAGGTTATAAGGCCCAAATCGGTGGAAGCCACCGCTCTGGGAGCAGCTGAAGTCGCAGCCATCCAGCTGGGGTGGATGAAGCCAGCCGACGTGGAAAAATATTTGGAAATTGAACAGGTCGTCGTACCTGGTGAAAACAGTGAAAAGCTGAAAGAGACCTATCAGAACTGGAAAAAGGTTGTGGAACGGACCTTGAACTGGAACTGCTGA
- a CDS encoding NAD(P)/FAD-dependent oxidoreductase: MKEIKTDIAVIGGGPAGMAAALEARRQGAGKVMIIERDIEQGGILQQCIHDGFGLHRFKKRLSGTDYAQRFIDEVEASDIEVFLDTMVLEITKDKVVYACNNRDGMMKIRCGAVILAMGCRERTASQVLLYGYRPAGVMTAGSVQRYINMEGYLPGKEAVILGSGDIGLIMARRMTLEHIKVKGVYEVMQEPGGLTRNIVQCLDDYDIPLHLATTVTWIHGKDRLEGVTVAKVDENRKVIPGTEETISCDLLVLAVGLIPENELSVKAGIEMDPRTRGPVLDNHFMTSVPGIFAAGNVAVVFDLVDYVSESGEIAARGAAAYLNGTLDTEAEVVETVPGENVNFIVPQRMRVGSRDETTLFMRVKKPEKSVRLTCENGGETLVSKKLKTVAPPEMVACTVTPKHDEPLVVDVKEA; this comes from the coding sequence ATGAAAGAGATAAAAACAGATATTGCCGTTATCGGCGGCGGCCCCGCAGGTATGGCGGCGGCACTGGAGGCCAGGCGGCAGGGTGCCGGAAAGGTCATGATCATCGAGCGGGATATTGAGCAGGGGGGCATCCTCCAGCAGTGTATCCACGATGGCTTTGGCCTGCACCGGTTTAAGAAACGCCTGTCCGGCACCGATTACGCCCAGCGCTTTATTGACGAGGTGGAGGCCAGCGATATTGAGGTGTTTCTGGATACCATGGTGCTGGAAATCACAAAGGACAAGGTGGTTTACGCCTGTAACAACCGGGACGGTATGATGAAAATCCGCTGCGGCGCTGTGATCCTCGCCATGGGCTGCCGGGAACGGACAGCCAGCCAGGTACTGCTTTACGGCTACCGGCCAGCCGGCGTCATGACCGCCGGTTCAGTTCAGCGCTACATTAACATGGAGGGTTACCTGCCGGGCAAAGAGGCCGTTATCCTGGGCTCCGGCGACATCGGACTGATCATGGCAAGACGCATGACCCTTGAGCATATCAAGGTCAAGGGCGTTTACGAGGTAATGCAGGAGCCGGGCGGGCTGACCCGGAACATCGTCCAGTGCCTGGACGACTATGACATCCCGCTGCATCTTGCCACAACGGTCACCTGGATTCATGGAAAGGACCGCCTTGAGGGCGTGACTGTGGCAAAGGTGGACGAGAACCGGAAAGTGATCCCCGGGACAGAGGAAACCATATCCTGTGACCTGCTGGTGTTGGCCGTTGGCCTGATTCCGGAAAACGAGCTGTCCGTTAAAGCCGGCATCGAGATGGACCCCAGGACGCGGGGCCCGGTGTTGGACAACCACTTTATGACCAGTGTCCCCGGCATTTTTGCGGCGGGCAACGTGGCTGTGGTCTTTGATCTGGTAGATTATGTATCCGAATCTGGAGAGATCGCTGCGAGGGGAGCGGCCGCTTACCTGAATGGCACTCTGGACACTGAGGCTGAGGTGGTGGAAACCGTTCCGGGAGAGAATGTGAATTTCATTGTGCCCCAGCGCATGCGTGTGGGCAGCCGGGATGAAACCACCCTGTTTATGCGGGTGAAAAAGCCAGAAAAAAGCGTGCGGCTCACCTGCGAAAACGGCGGTGAGACACTGGTATCCAAAAAACTGAAAACCGTAGCGCCGCCGGAGATGGTGGCCTGCACAGTGACGCCAAAACACGACGAGCCGCTGGTGGTTGATGTAAAGGAGGCGTGA
- a CDS encoding FAD-dependent oxidoreductase: protein MQETIEQEVKKAFPDIPVSLSVDARKIVTVTGECDTWDQVVDIGHLIAKQEGVRNVVNELSVKGMEVPKKDYTAYREQGEAIGVIDDVDVLIIGAGISGCGIARELSKYQLSILVAEMSDDVATGATKANNGNIHPGHAAKPGSLKARLNVKGNRMYTRWAEELGFELQRCGSMGVITEEVLRPALKAAYDVAVLNGVDGVELVDGARALEIEPRLADAGVTEPLEALWLPSMGLVEPYEVAVALAENAADNGVRFLFNCTVADILTENGETRGVVSSRGIIRARYVINCAGVYADEMSAMAGDKSYTIHPRKGTIAILDKNKAPEFDVITEITTLERIHRKKNAESKGGGMCRTPEWNILLGPSATETPDKEDNATTEADLRYAMGINQNERTGYGDIIRIFAGTRPADYKEDFVIEMSDVTHGFINVGAIQSPGLASAPAIAELVENILLEDMAACGSPAQKNQRYNPSHKKRRNFRHLSREEQDALIRQDPRYGRIICRCESITEGEILDAIHSPVIPQSIDAIKRRTRAGMGRCQGGFCQPRVLEILARELGREWIQINLRNEGTNILVDTSRPAAQKEGEAL, encoded by the coding sequence ATGCAGGAGACAATCGAACAAGAAGTGAAAAAAGCCTTTCCGGATATCCCAGTGTCCCTGTCGGTGGACGCGCGTAAAATCGTCACCGTCACCGGCGAGTGTGACACCTGGGACCAGGTGGTGGACATCGGGCATCTGATCGCAAAGCAGGAGGGTGTTCGGAATGTGGTCAACGAGCTGAGCGTTAAGGGCATGGAGGTCCCGAAAAAGGACTATACCGCCTATCGCGAGCAGGGAGAAGCCATCGGCGTTATTGACGACGTGGATGTGCTGATCATCGGCGCGGGCATCAGTGGCTGCGGCATTGCCAGGGAGCTTTCCAAGTACCAGCTGAGTATACTGGTGGCCGAAATGTCTGATGACGTGGCTACGGGCGCGACCAAGGCCAATAACGGCAATATCCACCCCGGGCATGCGGCTAAACCGGGCAGCTTAAAAGCCAGGCTGAATGTGAAGGGAAACCGGATGTACACCAGGTGGGCAGAGGAGCTGGGCTTTGAGCTCCAGCGCTGCGGCTCCATGGGGGTTATTACAGAGGAAGTGCTGAGACCGGCGTTGAAGGCTGCCTACGATGTGGCGGTGCTCAATGGCGTAGACGGTGTGGAGCTGGTAGACGGCGCCCGTGCTCTCGAAATAGAGCCTAGGCTGGCGGACGCCGGTGTGACCGAGCCCCTTGAGGCGCTCTGGCTGCCGAGTATGGGGCTGGTGGAGCCCTATGAGGTGGCGGTCGCCCTGGCCGAAAACGCTGCGGACAACGGCGTGCGGTTCCTCTTTAACTGTACCGTGGCCGATATTCTTACCGAAAACGGCGAGACTAGAGGGGTGGTGAGCTCCAGAGGCATCATCCGTGCGCGTTACGTGATCAACTGTGCCGGGGTCTATGCGGATGAGATGTCTGCCATGGCCGGGGATAAATCCTATACCATCCACCCCAGAAAGGGCACCATCGCCATTCTGGATAAAAACAAGGCGCCCGAGTTTGACGTGATCACAGAGATTACGACCCTGGAGCGCATCCACCGCAAGAAGAACGCGGAATCCAAGGGCGGCGGCATGTGCCGGACACCGGAGTGGAATATCCTGCTGGGGCCCTCGGCCACCGAGACCCCGGACAAGGAGGATAACGCCACCACTGAAGCGGATCTGCGCTACGCCATGGGCATCAACCAGAACGAGCGCACCGGCTACGGTGATATTATCCGGATATTCGCGGGCACCCGTCCGGCGGATTATAAGGAAGATTTCGTCATTGAAATGTCCGATGTGACCCACGGCTTTATCAACGTGGGGGCCATCCAGTCACCAGGGCTGGCCTCGGCTCCGGCCATTGCGGAGCTGGTGGAAAACATCCTCCTTGAGGATATGGCCGCCTGCGGAAGCCCGGCGCAAAAAAACCAAAGGTATAACCCCAGCCATAAAAAGCGCCGGAACTTCCGCCATCTGAGCCGTGAGGAACAGGATGCCCTGATCCGTCAGGACCCGCGCTATGGCCGGATTATCTGCCGCTGTGAATCCATTACCGAGGGCGAGATTCTGGACGCCATCCACTCACCGGTCATTCCCCAGTCCATTGACGCTATCAAGCGCAGGACCCGAGCGGGAATGGGCCGCTGCCAGGGTGGCTTCTGCCAGCCAAGGGTATTGGAAATTTTAGCCAGAGAGCTGGGTCGGGAATGGATCCAGATCAATTTAAGAAACGAGGGGACCAATATTCTCGTTGACACAAGCCGTCCCGCCGCGCAGAAAGAGGGTGAAGCGTTATGA
- a CDS encoding MATE family efflux transporter, translated as MKNVEEDNAQQQKFKKMTETPVEPLICRMAVPTIISMLITSIYNMADTFFVGRIGTSATAAVGIVFSLMAIIQAIGFFFGQGSGNYISRKLGAQEVEEASRMAATGFFSALLTGAAVMLLGFCFSEPFCRLLGATETIMPYAQDYMHLILIGAPYMTAALVLNNQLRLQGNAFYAMIGLVSGGLLNIALDPLFIFGFGLGISGAALATILSQLVSFSLLLLGCNRAAGNLPIRFRHFSPSLARYRAIVNGGLPSLCRQGLASVATICLNTAAGPFGDAAIAAMSIVTRLTQFAASAVLGFGQGFQPVCGFNYGARRYDRVRRGFWFCVVVASVVLVVLSSLGEIFAPGLISLFRADDAQVIAIGAEALRLQCITFPLLGWVTLCNMLLQNIGKVTQASILSVARQGVFFLPLILLLPMAFGLLGVQICQPIADVLTFAIAIPLVLPTLRFLRRGEAVKAE; from the coding sequence ATGAAAAACGTGGAAGAGGACAACGCACAGCAGCAGAAATTTAAAAAGATGACAGAGACGCCTGTGGAGCCGCTGATCTGCCGGATGGCAGTTCCCACCATTATCAGTATGCTGATCACGTCGATTTATAATATGGCCGATACCTTTTTTGTGGGGCGCATTGGCACCAGTGCTACAGCGGCTGTGGGCATCGTGTTTTCACTGATGGCCATTATCCAGGCCATTGGTTTTTTCTTCGGACAGGGCTCCGGCAACTATATTTCCAGGAAGCTGGGGGCCCAGGAGGTAGAGGAGGCCTCGCGCATGGCGGCGACGGGTTTTTTCAGTGCGCTTTTGACAGGGGCGGCGGTCATGCTTCTGGGCTTCTGCTTTTCTGAGCCATTCTGCAGGCTGTTGGGAGCCACAGAGACCATTATGCCCTACGCCCAGGATTATATGCACCTGATCCTGATTGGGGCACCCTACATGACTGCGGCGCTGGTGCTTAACAATCAGCTCAGGCTTCAGGGCAACGCCTTTTATGCCATGATTGGTCTGGTCAGCGGCGGGCTTCTGAACATTGCGCTGGACCCGCTGTTTATCTTTGGCTTTGGGCTTGGTATCAGCGGGGCGGCCCTGGCAACCATTCTCAGCCAGCTCGTGAGCTTCTCGCTTCTTCTTTTGGGATGTAACCGAGCGGCGGGCAATCTTCCTATCCGCTTCCGGCATTTTTCGCCAAGCCTTGCCCGGTACCGCGCCATCGTAAACGGTGGCCTACCAAGCCTGTGCCGGCAGGGGCTCGCCAGTGTGGCGACTATCTGTCTGAACACCGCTGCCGGCCCCTTTGGCGACGCGGCCATTGCGGCCATGTCCATTGTCACGCGGCTGACCCAGTTTGCTGCCTCGGCAGTGCTGGGCTTTGGGCAGGGCTTTCAGCCTGTGTGCGGCTTTAACTATGGGGCCAGGCGTTATGACCGCGTGCGCCGGGGCTTCTGGTTCTGTGTGGTGGTGGCCTCGGTGGTGCTGGTGGTACTCTCCAGCCTTGGAGAAATTTTTGCCCCGGGCCTCATTTCACTGTTCAGGGCGGATGACGCCCAGGTCATTGCCATTGGCGCAGAGGCTCTGCGCCTGCAGTGTATTACCTTTCCGCTCCTGGGCTGGGTGACGCTGTGCAACATGCTGCTTCAGAACATTGGGAAGGTGACCCAGGCCAGTATCCTCTCAGTGGCGCGCCAGGGGGTGTTTTTTCTGCCGCTGATCCTGCTTCTGCCAATGGCGTTCGGACTGCTGGGCGTTCAGATATGCCAGCCCATTGCCGATGTTCTGACCTTTGCGATTGCCATTCCTCTGGTGCTTCCGACACTGCGTTTTCTGCGCCGGGGAGAGGCGGTAAAGGCTGAATAA
- a CDS encoding DUF1667 domain-containing protein, with amino-acid sequence MVKKEYICIVCPNSCRLEVTDDHGRLTVEGAGCKLGVAHGEKEYKSPERMLTTTVNIEGGTHRRLPVISDRELPRDKMEDCLKVLYSRTLKAPVACGQVIEQNICGTGVDIVASRSMKERG; translated from the coding sequence ATGGTTAAAAAAGAATACATTTGTATTGTATGTCCGAACAGCTGCCGTCTGGAGGTCACCGATGATCATGGGAGACTGACCGTGGAGGGCGCGGGCTGTAAGCTGGGCGTTGCCCACGGTGAAAAGGAATATAAAAGTCCAGAGCGGATGCTGACCACAACAGTGAACATCGAAGGCGGCACGCACAGGCGACTGCCGGTCATCAGTGACCGCGAGCTGCCAAGGGATAAAATGGAGGACTGCCTGAAGGTGCTTTACAGCCGGACGCTTAAAGCGCCGGTGGCCTGCGGGCAGGTTATCGAACAAAATATCTGCGGGACAGGGGTCGATATCGTCGCCTCCCGATCAATGAAGGAGAGAGGTTAA
- a CDS encoding HD domain-containing protein: MLERLKTLLLSTEDFREIEFDGEDFRELLALRGIAQNPKYHPEGDAFTHTILVMNQAARLRTQAWSPFAFMLAALCHDYGKAVCTAKKDGKIVSYGHEKSGVPLAQSFMERFGVDQETRRLVLNHVEYHMRPNGLYLQNSSEKATRRLFKKSLCPEDLLLLAKADSSGRGMGGPMRNYGDNEQWLRERLEDFHRWQNENEIQRTDQPVS; this comes from the coding sequence ATGCTCGAAAGGCTGAAAACATTGCTTCTGTCCACTGAGGATTTTAGGGAAATTGAGTTTGATGGTGAGGATTTCAGGGAGCTGCTGGCCCTGCGGGGCATCGCACAGAATCCCAAATACCACCCTGAGGGAGACGCCTTTACTCATACCATTCTGGTAATGAACCAGGCAGCCAGGCTTCGGACGCAGGCGTGGAGCCCCTTTGCTTTTATGCTGGCAGCGCTCTGCCACGATTATGGAAAAGCGGTCTGCACAGCGAAAAAGGATGGAAAGATTGTGTCTTACGGTCATGAAAAAAGCGGAGTGCCTTTGGCACAGAGCTTTATGGAACGTTTTGGCGTCGACCAGGAGACTCGCCGTCTGGTGTTAAACCATGTGGAGTACCATATGCGCCCAAACGGCCTGTACCTGCAAAACTCATCGGAAAAGGCCACCCGACGGCTGTTTAAAAAGTCATTATGCCCGGAGGATTTGCTGCTGCTGGCAAAAGCGGACTCATCGGGACGTGGAATGGGCGGCCCAATGCGGAACTATGGGGACAACGAACAGTGGCTGAGGGAACGCCTGGAGGATTTTCACCGTTGGCAGAACGAAAATGAAATACAGAGAACGGACCAACCCGTATCGTGA